The sequence ATACCTTTGATCTTACTATGAAGACCTAGTAATTTTTAAAAAGATACAGCCCCAAAGAATTAAATCAGGCCTGACAAGATGGAGAGAAACATTCTATATACTTTTCGTCGATGCCCTTATGCAATGAGGGCTCGATGGGCAATTCTATTCACTAACCTAACTGTAGAATGGAGAGAAGTATCCTTAAGTCAAAAGCCAGAGGAACTACTAGAAATATCTCCAAAAGCAACTGTCCCTGTTTTGCTGACAAAGGATGGAAAGGTAATTGAAGAGAGTATTGAGATAATGAAATGGGCCCTTCAAAAGAATGATAAGCATAATGTGCTTTTTAGTGGCGATATACAAGCCCAAAAACAGATCAAATATATACTAAAGACAAATGATTGTATTTTCAAATACCATCTTGACCGCTATAAGTATTCAGATCGCTTTGTAGCTGCTGATAAACAGTTCCATAAGTATAGAGCAAGACAAATCTTGTTAGAGTGGAATGAAATGCTGGCTCAAGATAAAAATAGTTCTTGGCTAGTTCAAGGCCGTGAATCTTTAGCAGATTGGGCTATATGGCCTTTTGTTAGGCAATATAGAATTGCAAATCCTGATTTTTTTGATGAAGATAGTGAAATAGAACTAATAAAAAAATGGCTTGTTAAATTTACAGAGGATCCAAAATTCTCTATATTAATGTTGAAATCAAGTTCTTGGATCCCTGGAGATAAAAAAAAATCATTTCCCCCACCATAACTGCTAAATAAATAAAATTTAGATATAACTTTTTTATTTTTAAATCTATGGAGCAGAGGGTTTAGCCTTTTATTTATGTCCCTTGCTGAAGAATCTTTTTATTACTGAGATATCATCATTCGTATACCCCTGATTGATCAATTCTTCTTCTATATCTCTGACTTTTGATGTTATAGGAAGATCTAGGCCTGATTCTTGAGCAGTTCTCAATGCTATGCATAAATCTTTATGATGAAGACCTAGTTTGAATCCCAATGGATATTTATCTTCTAACATTCCTTGAGAACGGTTTTTTAAGGCCCAGGAGTTGGCAGCACCTTTTTGTAATGCTTCTATAACCATATTCATTGGTAAACCTAATTTTTGACCTAAAGTAATAGCTTCTGCTACTGCCACATAGCAACCAGCAACTAATATTTGATTTATAGCTTTTACTTCTTGACCTTTTCCAGCTGTTCCAAATGCATACAGATTACTTGCTATTGAACTAAGAATTGATTCTAATTCTTTCAGTAGGATTTTATTGCATCCTAGAAACATTGTTAATGTTCCAGCTTTAGCTCCTTCTGTACCTCCGGAAACTGGAGCATCTATATAAGTAATATTTTTTTTTGCAAGTCTAATTGAATTCGCCTTTGCTTTATGCGGGCTAATAGTAGACAAATCAATTATAGTAGATCCTTTTTTAAGGCCTTTCTCAACTCCATTTGAACCGAAGAGAATCATTTCAACTGCTTGGTCATCACTTACGCAAATGAATAAGAGATCAGATCTTTCAGCTAGATCCTTAGGACTTTTAAAGATCTTTGCACTTTTGAGGTTACCTCTATTTTTTGATATTGCCGTCCTGTTATATATATTTAATTGAAATCCAGCCGATATTAGCCTTTCCGCTATTGGTTGACCAATGGAACCTAGGCCAATGAAGCCTATGATTCTGGTTGAATCGATAACATTAGAATTCATTTTTTATCTTCTGTGAGATTAACAATAAGGTTTTAAATAAACCTCATAGTCTATATATCAATCAATATATTGTTAATAGTTAATAGATTCATCCTCAACTCTGGCTGCTCAAATTTCAATTCGTATGGACCTGAATTGATGAGAGGTGTGCTGTACTTACAAATCTTGCTAATGAAGTTTGCAGGAAGATGAAGTTTATGGACCTGTTTAGAGGAAAAAAAAGCCCTTATTGTAAGGGCTTCGATCAATTTACATATGAATTATTTAGTGTAATGGACCCCTCGATAGCTCAGGGTAGGATGTAGTTCGCGTTGTGCTTCGTTTCTGCAGGTGTTGTAATGCTTGCGCCTGTATGTAAGTTCAACGCATTGTTTGTTAGTAAGGGGCTCTTTGTGCTGGACATAATCATGTCCGCGATAAAGAAGTGTGCTCATAATTCAGAGTCCGAATAGCGGCCCAAGTCCCCGTTCCTTGGCTTGGGTCGAACTGCGCCTTGCTTTGTAGCAAGGTGAACGTTTTTGTAGCGGTTGCTACATAAATATTATGAACCTGAGTTATGCCGTTTGCATTGAAAGGACACAAAACTTTTTTTGTTGCAGTCGAGCACGAGTGCAAGCATTGTCAGCTTTATCACTGAAGTGAGGGGAGTCTATGCTTTTTTTTTGTGGAGAGAGAAATCTTTGGTGGTTTGGTTAGTGAGTTTGTCCAACCTCATGATTTGTAAGGATCGTCACTAAGTGTTCCCAGACTGCGATGTCAGCGTCAATCCCCTTTTTTACTCATTGCTTAAGCTTTCTCAGAGGTTAAAAGGGTTCAGTTCTTTGGATGGGGATTCAATGAATGAATCTAAACAATCTGTGTCATCGATGCCTAGGGGGATCACCGAGGTGAAAATTGTTGAACGAGAGTGGGGAATTGAGAGATGTTTTAAAACCCTAGATGGGAAAGACCACTGTATTCCAGCATCTTTTGATTACTGGCTTTTTCGCTGAAATTAAAAGGGGGCGCGCGATCAAGGCCCCCCCTTCTTTTTTCTTCAAAACAGATAAAGCCCTAAATAGCAATTTTCTCAATACCCCCAATCGAATAGCTTCTTTTTAGGACTTTGATAGCTCAGCTTTCTGGAATCATTTAAAAGCGATCGGAGGAAGTGCTTTAAGAGTTCTATTCAAAATTCAATTGATTGAGGATTTGTGGAGAACAAATTTTCTGCTTATACAAAAGTCATTCTTTTCAACAGGGAATGGTTGTGTTTTTTATAAAACGTCAGTAATAGATCCATTTAGCTATTAAGACTCATGTCGAAACATTCATCTTTTCTTCTTGATGGGGAATACCTGCGATATTTTTACATGTCTTTAATTCGTATTTATCAATGGGAATGGATGCATTTAGCCTGACTGCTCCTGTCTTTGGAGTTATCGGTGCAGCCTTGATCGCTATCTTCGTTGCAGGTGGTTCATCTGATACTGATGGTCAAGGAACCAACATGTCCTGAACCTTGAGTTGTGTGGTTATTCTTTAGGCAGCGTTTCGACGCTGCCTTTTTTATGGTTATTGCAATTTTGGAGTTTCTAGGATCGACTCCAACCCTTGCCATAACTATGACACAACCTTAATCACTAAAAGATTCAAAATTTCTTAGAGCTATTTCAAGAAGTCGTATTAGCTAGTCTGTTGTTTGTATCTTTGGAATTAGATAAAGCTTCAATTATCTAAAAATTTAATTCGAGAGCTACAAGTAAAAAGTTGGATTTTCTCATATTGATCTTTTGCTAAAGAATGGTTTATTTAAATAAAAAAGCCTGCCGTGACAGGCTTTTTGGAGAACTTGAGAGGTGTTTCCTTGTTGCCACTGCTCAAGAGCTCTTCTCCTCACTCATTAATATTTACGCATGAGATCTATTTTGCAAGTCACCTTATCTGTCAAACATCAGCTTAAGAATATTTTTTTGCAATGTCAGATCAAGCTTTTGAGAAACTTATGAATCTCAAGAGAAATCATTGGTGGTTAACTCCGTGGGTTGCACATGGCATCCAGAGCTGCCCCATCTTATGAACACCTAGACATCCAAGCTTTTTGGCTTCAGCTTCTGCAATAGATCTGGTTGGATAGGCGTAAATATTCTTACTGGATGAGGGACCATCGTTATTAATAGGCTGTTGAAGAGCTGCTCCTTCTGGGCTCCATACCCTGAGCCCCATTGTTGTTATTCCTGCTGAAAATATTCCCATTCCCACTATCGATGCGTTGACGACTCCCATTGCTACTACACCAACAGATACAACTCCCATAGGAACAATTCCAATAGTCACAATACCCATAGGAACAATTCCAATGGAAATGATTCCTAGGGGAGCGATGCCTATCGCAATTTTTTTAGGTTTACTTCCACAATGAGCAGAACCTTGTGACCCTTGTTGATTGGGCTTATTTGGAATTGTCATATTGAAACTTTAGTGGTTGTGGCTTTCACCAAGATGTTTATGTTTTTGACAGGGCATCCATTGACTACCCATTTTGTGCGCTCCAGTGCAATTAAAGGCTTTTGCTGCTTTTTCCGCTTCTGATTTGGTTTTGAAAAGCGCTGGTGTTCTAACTTGTTCCTTAGGAGTTTCGTTTGGTTGTATTTGAGACGAACAACCAACTAAAGAAATTTGAACTAACGCAAGCCCTATTGGGAAAAGAGTTGGTAGCTTTCTCAATTTCTTAAAATGTCCAATTCCATAATTTAAAAAAAAAAATTGCATTTGTCATTATTAAAACCAGGCTTTTCCTAAACCAAGATATAGAAACTGCCAATTACTTATCTCAAACTTTTTAGGATTATGCATAAAGTACTGTTGGCACAAATTTATGTTGTTTGCGGTAAGGTTTTCCCTAACTGCCAAATCAACAAAATTCTTGTCCCGACAAGGAAAAGTGACAGTGATGCCAGCCCAACACATAAAGGACAATGTGGAAAACCCATTCGCCTTTGAGAGATAATCAATTACTAGCCAGGAATTCAAGATAATGCAGCAGGCCTCTTTGCCTTGTTCTTCAAGAGTTTCTCTTTAGATGATGAAGTACTAAAACATCATTATTAAAATTATCTCCTAGCCATTCCTTGTATTCGGCTAATACGCAAATCTTATCTTTGCCTTCTAAAACCTCGATTCTAGTGATTGCGTGCGCAACGATTTCTGCAAGAATTTCTGATTTATGCAGATTTTTATCTAATGGATAACGCCAGTGAGGTCCCATAGTGAAGTCACCTCTGATTGATCTACTTAAGACTTAGCAACGAACTTTGTCATTGCCATGAGTGAAAGAACTTGATTATTTACTTTTCAGCAAACCTAAAAGTGGGAAAGTTTGTTTGACTGGTCAAGAAAGAATAATTCGGTAGCAGATTCGCCTCTATTGCAACCTGACTTTTTGTGTGCTGCCCATATATAAGTATAAATAAGGGGTTAAGGCAACCTTGCCTTTTTTGTCAGAATGCTTTCTTTGACTTTGATTCGCGTTTTTAGGGCTTTCCGACTTGCCATAACCCAATGACAAATAGGAATGTAAGAAGATTAAGTCCGAAGAAAATCAGATTTCTAGCTTCTCGTTTGGTTATAGGAATTCCTAGCTTTTCAGGATTTAGCTGATCTCCAGATTTTTGGAGCCCTCTAATAATATCTTGCATATTATTTGGTTCTTCTTGACCCATTGGTCTTACCTTCCAAGGGGGCCCCTTCTTTTTTGTCTGCTTTTTGCTGCTTGCAAGCCAAAGTACATGGCTAAAACAAAAAAAAGTAAGGCAAGGCTTGGTGTGCTCTGACTAAAAAATTCAATCAACATAATCGATCTTCAACTCCCTTTCATAATCGCTTTGAACTGTTCAAATTCTTTGGATTGTTCTATCAGCATAGATGATTGGGAGATTTTTTGGCTGGGAAGGAAACTTTTTCAAGTTGATTTTTCTAGATACCTTCCTTATCCTTTTTGTTTCCGCTATAAGACAATTGTTAATACCTCTTCCGCCTAATCTAACCTTCTAGGTGTTGAAGTAATAACAGAAGATAATGTCTACTCAATTTTCACCTTTTCTGCCAATGACAAAAACTAATTTTGCTTCTGAACCTCAATGGTTCAAGGGAAGTAGAGAACGAGGTTATAGAGGAAGGCTTTACAGTGAAAAACATATTCCTGAGCTATTGCGTTTAAAGAAGATTCAAGACCTATGGGATTCGGAAGAGAACAATGAAAGCATTGCAGCCTAATTATGGAACCCTTCAAATTTTGGCAAAACTTATCTGATGACAACAAGTCATTGGTGAAATCTATAGGTTTAGCATCCTTAGGTCTTTATGTTTTGTTGCAGCTGGCTACTTTGCTCTTGCCTTTAATGCTTTTAATAGCCATTGTCCTTTGGACTTATAAGACATTCGTAGGAAACAATCCTAAAATTCTTTAAATGGATTTATTTATGTTGACAGTAATGTTCAATTTATTTGGCTTGGAGCGTCTTTTGTCGGGAGAGTTACTTTCGTAACTACCTTTCTCATGGCTTCTGCTCGTGGCGGCTTACAAG comes from Prochlorococcus sp. MIT 1307 and encodes:
- a CDS encoding glutathione S-transferase N-terminal domain-containing protein, with the protein product MERNILYTFRRCPYAMRARWAILFTNLTVEWREVSLSQKPEELLEISPKATVPVLLTKDGKVIEESIEIMKWALQKNDKHNVLFSGDIQAQKQIKYILKTNDCIFKYHLDRYKYSDRFVAADKQFHKYRARQILLEWNEMLAQDKNSSWLVQGRESLADWAIWPFVRQYRIANPDFFDEDSEIELIKKWLVKFTEDPKFSILMLKSSSWIPGDKKKSFPPP
- a CDS encoding NAD(P)-dependent oxidoreductase, with protein sequence MNSNVIDSTRIIGFIGLGSIGQPIAERLISAGFQLNIYNRTAISKNRGNLKSAKIFKSPKDLAERSDLLFICVSDDQAVEMILFGSNGVEKGLKKGSTIIDLSTISPHKAKANSIRLAKKNITYIDAPVSGGTEGAKAGTLTMFLGCNKILLKELESILSSIASNLYAFGTAGKGQEVKAINQILVAGCYVAVAEAITLGQKLGLPMNMVIEALQKGAANSWALKNRSQGMLEDKYPLGFKLGLHHKDLCIALRTAQESGLDLPITSKVRDIEEELINQGYTNDDISVIKRFFSKGHK
- a CDS encoding DUF4278 domain-containing protein: MSTLLYRGHDYVQHKEPLTNKQCVELTYRRKHYNTCRNEAQRELHPTLSYRGVHYTK
- a CDS encoding DUF3721 domain-containing protein, producing the protein MRKLPTLFPIGLALVQISLVGCSSQIQPNETPKEQVRTPALFKTKSEAEKAAKAFNCTGAHKMGSQWMPCQKHKHLGESHNH